A window of the Vigna angularis cultivar LongXiaoDou No.4 chromosome 3, ASM1680809v1, whole genome shotgun sequence genome harbors these coding sequences:
- the LOC108326023 gene encoding retrovirus-related Pol polyprotein from transposon TNT 1-94 isoform X1, with product MFPHLYENLDISKLHCETCELAKHTRAFFPNSNNRSSQPFQLIHSDIWGPSTVPNISGARWFVTFIDDCTRVTWLYLLKQKSDVSTIIPIFHSMIRTQFGVNIKRFRTDNARDYFNQTISSYFQSNGIIHDSSCVYTPQQNGVAERKNGHLLNITRALLFQGNVPKKYWGEAVLTASYLINRLPSHGVSNKSPIEVLNNFFPHFKKSNGLIPRIFGCTAFAHVPVQARDKLDPRAVKCIFLGYSATQKGYKCYDPIIKRWYISADVTFLETKPFFNKTNPTEQCLEDPHENAEFLTLPYITTNRSEPPTIQHNYERGSEAMDTDFPIEATRIEADNPPRFNKVYTRRKQIPEMMQVHESNPSSAPGNEEIREPENEIDLPIALRKGHNCYS from the coding sequence ATGTTTCCTCATTTGTATGAAAACTTAGATATCTCAAAACTTCATTGTGAAACTTGTGAGTTAGCGAAGCATACTCGTGCTTTTTTTCCCAACAGCAATAATAGAAGCTCTCAACCTTTTCAATTGATTCATAGTGATATATGGGGACCGTCTACAGTACCAAATATTTCTGGGGCCCGTTGGTTTGTAACATTTATTGATGATTGCACTAGGGTTACTTGGCTCTATTTGCTTAAACAAAAATCCGATGTCAGCACTATCATTCCCATATTTCACTCAATGATTAGAACTCAATTTGGagttaatattaaaaggtttagGACCGATAATGCTAGAGATTATTTCAACCAAACCATATCCTCGTATTTCCAATCTAATGGGATCATCCATGACTCTTCATGTGTTTATAccccacaacaaaatggagtggcagaaagaaaaaatgggCATTTACTCAATATAACTCGGGCTCTTCTTTTTCAAGGGAATGTTCCAAAAAAATATTGGGGAGAAGCTGTTCTTACTGCATCATATCTTATTAATAGACTTCCCTCTCATGGCGTAAGTAATAAGAGTCCAATAGAAGtcttaaataatttctttcctCACTTTAAGAAATCAAATGGACTGATTCCTAGAATATTTGGATGTACAGCCTTTGCACATGTCCCTGTTCAAGCTAGAGATAAACTGGATCCCAGGGctgttaaatgtatttttttaggaTATTCAGCCACACAAaaagggtataaatgttatGATCCTATCATTAAAAGATGGTATATCTCAGCTGATGTTACTTTTCTTGAAACTAAACCTTTTTTTAACAAAACCAATCCTACAGAACAATGTCTAGAAGACCCTCATGAAAATGCTGAGTTCTTAACTCTGCCATATATCACAACCAACAGATCTGAGCCTCCAACTATACAACATAATTATGAACGAGGATCAGAAGCTATGGATACAGATTTCCCCATTGAAGCAACTCGAATAGAAGCTGACAATCCTCCGAGATTTAACAAGGTTTACACCAGGAGAAAGCAAATTCCAGAGATGATGCAAGTCCATGAATCCAATCCAAGTTCTGCACCAGGAAATGAAGAAATACGTGAACCAGAAAATGAGATTGACCTTCCAATAGCCCTCCGAAAAG